One Nostoc punctiforme PCC 73102 DNA window includes the following coding sequences:
- a CDS encoding ATP-binding protein, with the protein MFTIVQQDHLKVKSELSLLNQVQEWFEQFCLQHLSQLGWSKTQLDRLNLALAEGFTNAVRHAHHALPPETTIEINVDLWIDRLEIRIWDYGKPFNPDAIAEPAPGTLQVGGYGWFLLRRLADRVVYERGADGRNCLLIVKYSVEAQ; encoded by the coding sequence ATGTTTACTATAGTGCAGCAAGACCATCTGAAGGTTAAGAGCGAACTCAGCCTCCTAAACCAGGTGCAAGAATGGTTCGAGCAATTTTGTCTGCAACATTTGTCTCAACTTGGCTGGTCAAAAACCCAACTCGATCGCCTCAACTTAGCATTAGCAGAAGGCTTTACCAACGCTGTTCGTCATGCTCATCATGCTTTACCCCCAGAAACAACTATTGAAATTAACGTTGATCTGTGGATCGATCGACTAGAGATTAGAATTTGGGATTATGGAAAACCTTTCAATCCTGATGCGATCGCAGAGCCAGCCCCAGGTACTCTACAAGTAGGTGGGTATGGATGGTTCCTCCTCCGGCGTTTGGCAGACCGTGTTGTATACGAACGTGGTGCAGATGGTAGAAATTGCCTTCTCATCGTCAAATACTCTGTGGAAGCACAATAA
- a CDS encoding glycosyltransferase family 4 protein yields MHITKVTQNLKVGDKVNQKTNHVFVFLEIFAHEGGIQSYIKDIFRAYLGLSQAYKAEVFLLRDSPDRLNLFEDENLKFHYFKNQSPHLGRLQMTAALLKCLLQNRPQQVFCGHINLAVLIQTLCQPLGIPYTVLTYGKEVWEPLKNQERRALTSADKIWTISRYSRDRACLANGINPKMVEMMPCAIDGDKFTPGSKQPEFVQKYRLTGSKVLMTVARLWSGDIYKGVDVTIRALPQIAQVFPQVKYLVIGRGDDQPRLAQLAKDLGVSDRVVFAGFVATEELMQHYHLADAYIMPSQEGFGIVYLEAMACGVPVLSGDDDGSADPLQDGKLGWRVPHRNPDAVAAACIEMLQGNDQRCDGQWLREQAIALFGIDAFQQHLQKMLLSSVFTPNNK; encoded by the coding sequence ATGCATATTACTAAAGTGACACAAAACCTAAAGGTAGGTGATAAAGTTAACCAAAAAACTAACCATGTCTTCGTGTTTTTAGAAATTTTTGCTCACGAAGGTGGTATTCAATCATATATAAAAGATATTTTCCGTGCCTATCTGGGATTGAGCCAAGCTTACAAGGCGGAAGTATTTTTACTGCGAGATAGCCCTGATAGGTTAAATCTGTTTGAAGACGAGAACTTAAAATTTCATTACTTTAAAAATCAGTCTCCTCATTTGGGGAGACTGCAAATGACAGCAGCTTTACTCAAGTGTCTATTGCAAAACCGACCACAGCAAGTTTTCTGCGGTCATATTAACTTAGCAGTATTAATCCAAACTCTTTGTCAGCCCTTGGGGATTCCTTACACCGTGCTAACTTACGGTAAAGAAGTCTGGGAACCTCTAAAAAATCAAGAACGTCGCGCCCTGACATCAGCAGATAAAATTTGGACAATTAGCCGTTACAGCCGCGATCGCGCTTGTCTTGCTAATGGTATAAACCCCAAAATGGTAGAAATGATGCCTTGTGCAATTGATGGGGATAAATTTACTCCAGGTTCCAAACAGCCAGAATTCGTTCAGAAATATCGCTTAACTGGTTCTAAGGTGTTAATGACAGTAGCACGCTTATGGTCAGGAGATATTTACAAGGGTGTAGATGTCACAATTCGGGCGCTACCACAAATTGCTCAGGTTTTCCCACAAGTGAAATATTTAGTAATTGGTCGCGGTGATGACCAACCGCGATTAGCGCAGCTAGCAAAAGATTTAGGTGTGAGCGATCGCGTCGTCTTTGCGGGTTTTGTTGCCACCGAAGAATTAATGCAACATTACCACCTTGCTGATGCCTATATCATGCCTTCGCAAGAAGGCTTTGGCATTGTTTATCTAGAAGCAATGGCTTGTGGAGTACCTGTCTTATCCGGTGATGATGATGGCTCGGCTGACCCTTTGCAGGATGGTAAACTGGGATGGCGAGTACCACACCGCAATCCTGATGCTGTAGCAGCAGCTTGTATAGAAATGCTTCAAGGGAATGACCAACGATGTGATGGACAGTGGCTGCGAGAACAGGCGATCGCTTTGTTTGGCATAGATGCTTTCCAACAGCACTTGCAAAAAATGCTTCTATCCTCAGTTTTCACTCCCAATAACAAATGA
- the petD gene encoding cytochrome b6-f complex subunit IV yields MATQKKPDLSDPQLRAKLAKGMGHNYYGEPAWPNDLLYVFPIVIMGSFAAIVALAVLDPAMTGEPANPFATPLEILPEWYLYPVFQILRSLPNKLLGVLAMGSVPVGLILVPFIENVNKFQNPFRRPVATTVFLVGTLVTVWLGIGAALPLDKSLTLGLF; encoded by the coding sequence ATGGCAACACAAAAAAAACCTGACCTGAGCGATCCTCAGTTAAGAGCCAAACTCGCCAAAGGCATGGGTCACAATTACTATGGTGAACCCGCTTGGCCTAATGACTTACTTTATGTATTTCCAATCGTGATCATGGGTTCCTTCGCTGCAATTGTGGCTCTAGCTGTGCTAGATCCTGCAATGACCGGTGAACCAGCAAATCCTTTTGCCACACCATTGGAAATTTTACCAGAGTGGTACTTATATCCAGTCTTCCAAATTTTGCGATCGCTTCCTAACAAACTTTTAGGAGTGTTAGCAATGGGTTCTGTACCAGTTGGGCTAATTCTCGTTCCTTTTATTGAGAACGTCAACAAGTTCCAAAACCCCTTCCGTCGTCCAGTTGCAACCACAGTCTTCCTAGTTGGCACTCTTGTCACCGTGTGGCTGGGTATTGGTGCTGCCTTGCCATTGGATAAATCTTTGACCTTGGGACTATTCTAA
- a CDS encoding DUF3727 domain-containing protein produces MFSPPFPEENDNAHAGSITLTDEKGRSLECYVEHSLEVDGQEYVLLLPVDSPVEIFSWEGDDEEEEAVLVEDDNIIEQIFATAQAVLSEQNLILKNTAYALTVAGDLPPVEESELFTLEIEDEEADLDPEQLQLLASFYDEDQEYAIYTPLDPLLFFARITKTGEPELLSPEEFRKVQPLLEEHLFNEVE; encoded by the coding sequence ATGTTTTCTCCTCCATTTCCTGAAGAAAATGATAACGCTCATGCGGGTTCCATCACTTTAACCGATGAAAAAGGGCGATCGCTCGAATGTTATGTAGAGCATTCCCTTGAGGTCGATGGACAAGAATATGTTTTACTTCTTCCTGTAGACTCACCTGTAGAGATTTTTTCTTGGGAAGGCGACGACGAGGAAGAAGAAGCGGTTCTGGTAGAAGACGACAACATCATTGAGCAAATTTTTGCCACTGCCCAAGCTGTACTATCTGAGCAGAATCTGATATTGAAGAACACAGCTTATGCTTTGACAGTTGCAGGTGATTTACCGCCAGTTGAAGAATCAGAACTCTTCACCTTAGAAATTGAAGACGAAGAGGCAGATTTAGATCCAGAGCAATTACAGCTACTTGCTAGCTTCTATGACGAAGATCAGGAGTATGCAATTTATACACCTCTCGATCCCCTGTTGTTTTTTGCACGGATAACAAAAACAGGTGAACCGGAATTACTCTCTCCAGAGGAGTTTCGCAAAGTGCAACCCCTGTTAGAGGAACATCTTTTTAATGAAGTAGAATAA
- a CDS encoding GDP-mannose 4,6-dehydratase, whose protein sequence is MTKTALVTGITGQDGYYLSHLLLNRGYRVVGLVPPHRQPNLTKLGTLANQVEIFTVDLRDSRALLTAVEQLRPQEIYNLAAPSFVPDSWNDPLGTLDLITGTATRLLEAVRQVGLSTRFYQASSSEMFGDVFSSPQDEETPFRPKNPYAAAKMHAHWTMVHHRQRYGLFACSGILYNHESPLRAPQFVTRKVSLAAASIKLGLTDTLEMGNLDAKRDWGFAGDYVEAMWLMLQVDEPEEYVIGTGKLHSVRDLVATAFESVGLDWTRYIVLNTSLLRQDEHFQLVADPSKAKRNLGWEPQVSFEELLEKMVKTDLERLQSGAIAPLTQV, encoded by the coding sequence ATGACTAAAACAGCCCTAGTTACAGGAATAACTGGTCAAGATGGCTACTATCTCAGCCATTTGCTCCTCAACCGTGGTTATCGAGTTGTAGGATTAGTACCCCCGCATCGACAACCTAATTTGACAAAGCTGGGAACACTGGCGAATCAGGTAGAAATTTTTACGGTTGACTTGAGGGATAGTAGGGCGCTATTGACAGCAGTTGAGCAACTACGTCCTCAAGAAATTTATAATTTGGCGGCTCCCAGTTTTGTACCCGACTCCTGGAACGACCCATTAGGAACCCTGGATTTGATCACTGGTACAGCTACCAGACTTTTGGAAGCTGTACGACAGGTTGGTTTGTCTACCAGATTTTATCAAGCCAGCAGTTCGGAAATGTTTGGCGATGTATTTAGTTCGCCTCAAGATGAAGAAACGCCTTTTCGTCCCAAAAATCCTTATGCTGCGGCCAAGATGCACGCCCACTGGACGATGGTGCATCACAGACAGCGCTATGGATTATTTGCCTGTAGTGGAATTCTATATAACCATGAGTCTCCTCTACGCGCACCTCAGTTTGTAACCCGAAAAGTTTCTTTAGCAGCCGCATCGATTAAATTGGGTTTAACTGACACCTTAGAAATGGGTAATTTAGATGCCAAACGTGATTGGGGCTTTGCTGGAGATTACGTAGAAGCTATGTGGCTGATGTTGCAAGTCGATGAACCAGAAGAATATGTGATTGGCACTGGTAAACTGCACAGTGTTAGAGATTTAGTTGCCACAGCTTTTGAGTCTGTCGGATTGGATTGGACGCGCTATATAGTTTTAAATACCAGTTTATTGAGACAAGATGAGCATTTTCAACTAGTAGCTGACCCCAGTAAAGCTAAAAGAAATCTTGGCTGGGAACCCCAAGTGAGCTTTGAAGAACTTTTAGAAAAAATGGTAAAAACAGATTTAGAGCGGTTACAAAGCGGTGCCATCGCGCCTTTAACCCAAGTGTAA
- a CDS encoding YqeG family HAD IIIA-type phosphatase, with product MAWNNLLQPDLILEGSVLNLTPDIIQKYGLKGLVLDVDETLVPFTVGMASPELREWVEQIRTCTALCLVSNNLSEARIGGIARSLNLPYYLGAAKPSRRKIRAAVRTMDLPVHLVGMVGDRLFTDVIAGNRLGMFTILVEPIVHADAALRSHPVRNFEVWISEILGASITPKKSKIHKS from the coding sequence ATGGCCTGGAACAACCTTTTGCAACCTGACTTAATTTTAGAAGGTTCAGTGTTGAATCTAACACCAGATATTATCCAAAAATACGGGCTGAAAGGGCTGGTGTTGGATGTAGACGAAACCTTAGTACCCTTTACAGTAGGGATGGCTTCGCCAGAACTACGAGAATGGGTGGAGCAAATTCGCACCTGTACTGCATTGTGTTTGGTAAGTAATAACCTGAGTGAAGCACGAATTGGGGGAATTGCGCGATCGCTCAATTTACCTTACTATTTGGGTGCAGCCAAGCCCTCTCGACGCAAAATTAGGGCAGCAGTCAGAACAATGGATCTACCAGTGCATCTAGTGGGGATGGTAGGCGATCGCTTATTTACTGATGTCATAGCAGGTAATCGCCTGGGGATGTTTACCATTCTAGTTGAGCCGATTGTCCATGCAGACGCAGCCCTCCGCTCTCATCCCGTCCGCAATTTTGAAGTTTGGATCTCTGAAATCTTAGGAGCCTCTATTACCCCCAAGAAAAGCAAGATTCATAAAAGTTAA
- the malQ gene encoding 4-alpha-glucanotransferase produces MALKKTHDNLPWYCWEADIAGRQPQALKHYQKHLQDEIAFNKFLQFLFWQQWSELRGYAARRGVQIIGDIPFYVAHDSADVWAEPENFQLNPKTGELTFIAGAPPDFFSSTGQIWGNPLYNWNYLQSNNFRWWIQRFNNLLAYVDLIRIDHFRGFEAYWQVPQGETTAINGECIKAPGDSLFNILLKELGYLPVIAEDIGTTTSEVDQLRNKFNFPGLKVLQFAFDTNSDNVNLPFNYTQNCVVYTGNHDNDTIIGWFEKLCENQQKAVINYLGDFSSQGIHWDFNRMAMSSVANQAIIPVQDLFGLGSEARMNIPGQSSGNWVWRYELNALTDSLGDYLKALTQTYGRI; encoded by the coding sequence ATGGCTCTTAAAAAGACTCACGATAACTTACCTTGGTATTGCTGGGAAGCAGATATTGCTGGGCGACAACCTCAAGCTTTAAAACACTATCAAAAGCATTTGCAAGATGAAATTGCTTTTAATAAATTTTTACAGTTTTTGTTTTGGCAGCAGTGGTCAGAGTTGCGAGGCTATGCTGCTCGGCGGGGTGTCCAAATTATTGGAGATATCCCATTCTATGTAGCTCATGACAGTGCAGATGTTTGGGCTGAACCAGAAAATTTTCAATTGAATCCTAAAACTGGAGAACTGACTTTCATCGCTGGAGCACCTCCAGATTTCTTTTCCTCAACGGGACAAATTTGGGGAAACCCGTTATATAACTGGAATTACTTGCAATCCAACAATTTTCGATGGTGGATACAGCGTTTTAATAACTTACTAGCTTATGTAGACTTAATCCGTATCGATCACTTCCGAGGTTTTGAGGCTTATTGGCAAGTTCCTCAAGGAGAAACTACAGCAATAAATGGAGAATGTATAAAAGCACCAGGAGACTCCCTTTTTAACATACTTTTGAAAGAACTAGGTTATTTACCTGTCATAGCAGAAGATATTGGAACTACTACTTCAGAAGTTGATCAACTGCGAAATAAATTTAACTTCCCTGGTTTAAAAGTGTTACAGTTTGCTTTTGATACCAATTCAGATAATGTTAACCTTCCGTTTAACTATACTCAAAATTGTGTTGTTTATACTGGTAATCACGACAACGACACTATTATAGGCTGGTTTGAGAAGCTCTGCGAAAATCAGCAAAAAGCTGTAATCAACTATTTAGGAGATTTTAGTAGTCAAGGCATTCATTGGGATTTCAACCGTATGGCTATGAGTTCTGTGGCTAATCAAGCTATTATTCCTGTCCAAGACTTGTTTGGTTTAGGAAGTGAAGCCCGTATGAATATACCTGGTCAATCTAGCGGAAACTGGGTGTGGCGTTATGAGTTAAATGCTTTAACCGATTCTTTAGGGGACTACTTAAAAGCTCTTACTCAAACGTATGGACGTATTTAA
- a CDS encoding 4-alpha-glucanotransferase: MPSPFGIGDLGFQAYRFIDFLSHSKQTLWQILPLGPTGYGNSPYMVYSAMAVNPLLISLEKLQEEGLLKEEDLAKLPKFSIHKVNYEQVIKNKFPLLRQAWKNFQLNKSRQHALVEFAKNRKVGWKIMPYLWLLKRLTITYLGIAGKQILLGDNLKL; encoded by the coding sequence TTGCCTAGTCCTTTTGGCATTGGAGATTTAGGTTTTCAAGCTTATAGATTTATTGATTTCCTAAGTCATTCCAAGCAGACACTGTGGCAGATTCTTCCTTTAGGACCTACTGGTTATGGTAATTCTCCCTATATGGTCTACTCAGCTATGGCAGTTAATCCTCTTTTAATTAGTTTAGAAAAGCTTCAAGAAGAAGGTCTTCTTAAGGAGGAAGATTTAGCTAAACTACCTAAATTTTCAATTCATAAGGTTAATTACGAACAGGTTATAAAAAACAAATTTCCATTACTACGACAGGCTTGGAAGAACTTTCAGCTAAATAAATCTCGACAACATGCATTAGTAGAGTTTGCCAAAAATAGGAAAGTTGGCTGGAAGATTATGCCTTATTTATGGCTCTTAAAAAGACTCACGATAACTTACCTTGGTATTGCTGGGAAGCAGATATTGCTGGGCGACAACCTCAAGCTTTAA
- a CDS encoding GNAT family N-acetyltransferase has protein sequence MTSLLPRNLSVVIRPVQYRDLDGIERITQESFAALTPQGAGFAISQMLMLRRWYGLLKFLSWFPNPLQYRLCAYVAEQGRMLLGMIQVSPFNRTRSTWRIDQVLLERGVDKQGIGSQLLRHCFESILEARTWLLEVNINDIEALALYRQNGFQRLAEMTYWEIGPELLAELAQAEPDLPNLLPVSNADAQLLYQLDTASMPPLVRQVFDRNTRDFKTSLFGALTDAVKQWLTKTEIVSGYVFEPQRKAAIGYFQVQLDRKGEVPHVATLTVHPAYTWLYPELLSQLARIAQDFPQQGLQLASSDYQAEREEYLERIGAKRIEHTLVMSRSVWHKLRESKFVSLEGIQWTDMLQGLQPARKPIPGGMSWIQPGKLPSSDKPLPIKSEPINFSVKNPSIEASPIPESADAEQEN, from the coding sequence ATGACTTCATTACTTCCCAGAAACCTCAGCGTTGTTATCCGACCAGTCCAATACCGGGATCTGGACGGAATTGAGCGCATAACTCAAGAGTCATTCGCAGCCCTTACTCCCCAGGGAGCAGGTTTTGCCATCAGCCAGATGCTCATGCTACGTCGCTGGTATGGATTACTCAAGTTTTTGAGTTGGTTTCCTAACCCACTCCAGTATCGGCTCTGTGCTTATGTGGCAGAGCAAGGGCGGATGCTTCTAGGAATGATTCAAGTGTCACCCTTTAACCGGACACGCAGCACTTGGCGCATCGATCAAGTGCTGTTAGAGCGTGGTGTCGATAAACAAGGAATTGGTTCGCAACTTTTGCGTCATTGCTTTGAATCGATTTTGGAAGCTCGCACTTGGCTACTGGAAGTTAACATCAATGACATAGAGGCGCTGGCACTATATCGCCAAAATGGATTCCAGCGTCTGGCAGAAATGACGTATTGGGAAATTGGGCCAGAATTACTGGCTGAATTGGCACAAGCAGAGCCAGATTTACCCAACCTTTTGCCAGTGAGTAATGCTGATGCCCAGCTGCTATATCAACTAGATACGGCATCTATGCCACCTTTGGTACGTCAAGTTTTTGACCGCAATACCCGCGACTTCAAAACCAGTTTATTCGGCGCTCTGACTGATGCAGTGAAGCAATGGCTGACGAAAACAGAAATAGTCAGTGGTTATGTATTTGAACCCCAACGCAAAGCTGCGATCGGGTATTTTCAGGTGCAACTTGACCGGAAGGGTGAAGTTCCCCACGTGGCAACGTTGACGGTTCATCCTGCTTACACCTGGCTGTATCCAGAATTGTTATCTCAACTGGCTCGGATTGCCCAAGATTTTCCTCAGCAGGGGTTACAACTAGCCTCCTCTGATTATCAGGCAGAGCGAGAAGAATATTTGGAGCGAATTGGGGCAAAACGCATAGAACATACATTAGTTATGTCTCGCTCTGTGTGGCATAAGCTACGAGAGTCTAAATTCGTCTCCTTAGAAGGAATTCAGTGGACTGATATGCTGCAAGGTTTACAACCAGCACGTAAACCCATACCAGGTGGAATGTCATGGATACAACCAGGAAAGCTGCCATCGTCAGATAAACCACTGCCAATTAAGTCAGAACCAATTAACTTTTCGGTAAAAAACCCAAGCATAGAAGCATCGCCGATTCCTGAATCAGCAGATGCAGAGCAGGAGAATTAG
- the ruvX gene encoding Holliday junction resolvase RuvX has product MISQEQPKPFISALGLDFGRKRIGVAGCDRTGLIATGITTIERTSFEQDVEQIRQIVNEREVQILVMGLPYSMDGSIGFQARQVQKFTTRLSKALKLPVEYVDERLTSFQAEQLLIAENRSPSRHKGLIDRKAAALILQQWLDVKRASSRSSVAVIEY; this is encoded by the coding sequence GTGATATCCCAGGAGCAGCCAAAACCCTTTATTTCAGCCTTGGGACTAGATTTTGGTCGCAAGCGGATTGGTGTGGCTGGGTGCGATCGCACGGGTTTAATTGCCACTGGGATCACCACAATTGAGCGCACATCTTTTGAGCAGGATGTCGAGCAAATCCGGCAAATAGTTAATGAACGCGAGGTGCAAATCCTAGTTATGGGCTTACCTTATTCAATGGATGGCTCTATAGGATTTCAAGCGCGTCAAGTTCAAAAATTTACTACAAGACTTAGTAAAGCCTTGAAACTGCCTGTGGAATATGTGGATGAGCGATTAACTTCATTTCAAGCAGAGCAACTGCTAATTGCTGAAAACCGCTCTCCATCACGCCATAAAGGTTTAATTGACCGCAAGGCAGCCGCTTTGATTTTGCAACAATGGCTGGATGTTAAGCGTGCTAGTTCCCGCAGTTCAGTTGCGGTTATTGAATATTGA
- a CDS encoding pentapeptide repeat-containing protein, translating into MTSPIVRRSSNQSGQSKEPERASSMLLASRRFAAWAAEITLVVASGLIPFGIGVYANSRSDLNRVPLNPVLVVTERAIARPLALPVSYGIRNVAWPTNILWTIALLAPVTLSCWQLYLLAKTGRTIPKRWFKVRVVNEQGKPPGLGAVVIREGVGRWTVPISIAYLLWRYSFAFPNLGLFTFLSLLMIVGEGIGLPSRRGRRALHDQLAGTYTIDTTRPLPSSLLANNRQAQSADGNNGAEGQEEELTAAETNHSPNLWRRIQQNPNLTLFGVGLTSMTAVLATLIGTQVYIQIQQSQRATKQINSQQFLELVKQLTPNSGATNEQRQSAILAMGGLNDPQSIKFLADLLVSETNPSLLDTIQQSLTTVGPQAIPELKNKNQFLVSELESVGSAATKERELRQGRLQRNQRTINKILSVYSGKMEGVDLSSTQLGQSGTPGSSFFNLVLDNLDLSGVKFKSANLNQASFKGSRFRGAGEDGRWDTYDDVIADLSQAQLQQANLTDANLSRVLMNRIDLSRATLNRANLSNARLYDAKLNSTQLVGADLRNAVLERASLTGADLGDAKLNEANLYAARLGRVTAIGTQLSFANLTNTDWQGADLSGAYLDRANLSNANLSATRLAGAVLRSAQMENVNLQNADLSLADLRGANVAGADFKGAILAPSKEDPADQFVKTPDLGSVSAVVQGVDFSQAKNLDSKQLAYICTQGGIHPRCP; encoded by the coding sequence ATGACATCACCAATTGTGAGGAGAAGTAGTAATCAATCTGGTCAGTCAAAAGAACCGGAAAGAGCCAGTTCAATGTTGCTAGCAAGTAGGCGTTTTGCTGCTTGGGCGGCTGAAATCACACTAGTGGTTGCCAGTGGGTTGATTCCCTTCGGCATTGGTGTTTATGCCAATTCTAGAAGCGATCTTAACCGAGTACCTCTTAACCCCGTGCTGGTAGTTACGGAAAGAGCGATCGCTAGACCCCTAGCTCTGCCTGTGAGCTATGGTATCCGTAACGTGGCATGGCCGACTAATATTTTGTGGACAATCGCCCTGTTAGCGCCTGTAACTCTCTCATGCTGGCAATTGTACTTATTAGCTAAGACTGGTAGGACAATTCCGAAACGCTGGTTCAAGGTGCGGGTTGTCAACGAGCAAGGGAAGCCTCCCGGATTGGGAGCAGTTGTAATTCGAGAAGGAGTTGGACGTTGGACTGTACCTATTTCCATCGCCTATCTGCTGTGGCGCTACAGCTTTGCTTTTCCGAATTTAGGATTATTCACATTTTTGTCTTTATTAATGATTGTGGGTGAAGGGATCGGCTTACCGTCGCGCCGGGGCCGTCGCGCCCTGCACGATCAACTTGCAGGCACTTATACAATAGATACGACTCGTCCCTTACCATCCTCACTCTTAGCTAACAACAGACAAGCTCAATCTGCTGACGGTAATAATGGAGCAGAAGGGCAAGAAGAAGAATTAACGGCAGCCGAAACCAACCATTCACCCAACCTGTGGCGGCGGATACAGCAAAATCCTAACCTGACTTTGTTTGGGGTAGGACTAACGAGTATGACGGCTGTGTTGGCAACTTTAATCGGCACTCAAGTTTATATCCAAATTCAACAATCCCAGCGAGCAACTAAGCAAATTAATAGCCAACAGTTCCTCGAACTTGTCAAACAATTAACTCCCAACTCTGGGGCGACTAATGAGCAACGCCAAAGTGCAATTCTGGCTATGGGTGGTCTTAACGATCCACAATCCATAAAATTTCTAGCGGATTTATTGGTTAGCGAAACCAACCCCAGCCTCTTGGATACCATTCAACAATCTTTGACAACTGTCGGGCCCCAAGCTATCCCCGAATTAAAAAATAAGAATCAGTTTTTGGTTAGCGAACTGGAGTCTGTGGGCAGTGCTGCAACAAAAGAGCGAGAATTGCGACAAGGGCGGCTACAAAGAAACCAGAGAACGATCAACAAAATTCTCTCTGTGTATAGCGGAAAAATGGAAGGCGTTGACCTTAGTAGCACCCAATTAGGTCAAAGCGGTACTCCAGGAAGTTCATTCTTCAACTTGGTACTAGACAACCTTGATTTATCAGGAGTTAAGTTTAAATCTGCAAATCTTAACCAAGCCAGCTTTAAGGGCAGCCGCTTTCGGGGTGCAGGTGAAGATGGACGCTGGGATACCTACGACGATGTAATAGCTGATTTAAGCCAAGCTCAGTTGCAGCAAGCCAATCTTACTGATGCTAACCTCAGTCGCGTCTTGATGAACCGGATCGATTTGAGCCGCGCCACTCTCAACAGAGCCAACTTATCTAACGCGCGTCTATATGACGCTAAACTCAACAGCACCCAACTAGTAGGAGCCGATCTGCGAAACGCAGTTTTGGAAAGAGCCAGCTTAACTGGGGCTGATTTAGGTGATGCTAAATTGAACGAAGCCAATCTTTACGCTGCCCGTTTAGGTCGTGTCACTGCTATAGGAACGCAATTATCCTTTGCCAACTTAACTAACACTGATTGGCAAGGAGCAGATTTATCAGGAGCCTATTTGGATCGTGCTAATCTCAGCAATGCTAACCTGAGCGCCACTCGTTTAGCTGGTGCTGTTTTGCGTTCTGCTCAGATGGAAAACGTTAACTTACAAAATGCTGACCTAAGTCTTGCAGATTTACGGGGGGCAAATGTGGCAGGAGCAGATTTTAAGGGGGCAATTCTCGCCCCTAGCAAAGAAGATCCAGCAGATCAATTTGTCAAAACCCCGGATTTAGGCTCAGTATCTGCCGTAGTCCAAGGGGTTGATTTTTCTCAAGCCAAAAATTTAGATTCCAAGCAACTAGCATACATTTGTACTCAAGGAGGCATTCATCCTCGTTGCCCGTAG